The DNA segment CAGCCAAAGAGGCGGCAAAGATCTACCACACCAACTACGTCCGTAACGCTCGAGCTGTGGGCGTCTTGTGGACGGTGTTCACCATCACGTTCGCTGTGATCACTGTGGTGGTGTTCATCCAGCCCTACTGGATCGGAGACAGCGTCAACACGCCACAAGCTGGTTATTTCGGCCTCTTCCACTACTGCATCGGGAACGCACTCACCTCGGAGCTCATCTGCAAAGGCAGCGCACTGGACTTTGGATCCATCCCATCCGGAGCCTTTAAGACGGCCATGTTCTTCGTCGGCATCTCCACGCTGCTGGTTGTGGGGAGCATCGTGTGCTTcagtctcttcttcttctgcaacGCGGGCAGTGTGTACAAGATCTGCGCCTGGATGCAGCTGGCCTCCAGTAAGCACCACATGCATGGTTACGGCACAggacacaatattaggtacaccaaaCCATGTTTGTTGCTGTGgttgtttgcaaaaaaaggCAATGAAGTGTCAAAACAGTTCATATGCATCTAATTTGTTCttggtttttagtttttttcaacaCCGGGGggcccaaaccttttccaccaagggccgtatttttaaaaaaaaagtgcattgctTTAACTTTTAATGGAACGTGAGGAGTGAAAGGGAGACGTGTGTGTTCTACTGTTTCAATCCTGCCACTTGATAGTTCACAATGGCCATTTTGGACAGAATACggctaggtgtgtgtgtgtgtgtagtgtcaATAATGAATGAGCATCATATCGAGTTGAGCTGCTCTGTGTGTGAGGGTATAACTGAATTATAGtaatttatatacattattaatCCATCACTTTGAGCTCATTTATTCATCTCTAATACATATACAGCCAGATTTTGGATAAGGAATAGTTGCTAAGAGTTTAGATAACATTTGCACAATCGTAACGTTAGCTCGATATGTAGTGCGTCAGAAACGGGACACTCTCTATAAACCGTGAATTCAGAGGTGTTTAATTCTGTGAGTGCATGGTGCATCCTGCTTtgcacaatctttttttttttttttgcacaatttcagCCAAACTAGCGAGCACCGTCGCATACTGTCACAATGGTTGAAAACACTTCCCAATTGGAATGTCACAATCGGTTCCAATCGATGCTCCATGCCCAACCctgtgcagacctgccaatatGTACTCTGACTCTTGAATACACGTTTATACTTCATTGCTGtctattttgttgcatttcatcTAATTGATCATACAGTAAAcgtcggatatatcggattcaattgttcccactggttttgttccgttatatacgtataccggaaaatgtccgttttacgcatatatgggatttatatccggtatatgcgtaaatgggattttatccgttataaaaaggcacttccttgactatgtttccaatgtacctggacgcgcaggcaacgctgcaaacgctgcaaatgacgtcgtatagcggcctgtcacgatgcggccatccgatatatgcgagggaaatttcatggaaatgcattggaacgggactggagattttgtccgaaataggcgaaatccgttataaaaaatccaatatatgcaatgaatttttattggaaatgcattacagaaaaatcggttcttttttatctgtccgttgtgagcgaatttctgatatatccgagtccgatatatccgaggtttactgtatattagatATTGTATATAACTAGGACAggaaatgaatacagagccaccatccaccagtaccagcctggagtttgttttgcAGAGAGAAGATGATATGTTGTTGTTTGCTAGCATAAATTAATCTGAGGTTGTGAACAAATCCAACAtagaaatatgcacattagcactcagtaAAATCATCAAATTTTATCTTATGTATCAACATTTGGGGGCAAATAAGAGGTGTTCAAGGACCGTCCAACAAAGTGGGACAGGTTGCCACTCGCAACAAACTATGGGATTTCTAACTTTATgttactttttaaataaaatttaatttgatgtagttattcACAgaaaaggttatttttttttacttttatagaATTGGCAACATTAACACACACGATTCCTCACGTTCAACATCATTCCCTCCCGACTCACCTTCCAGGTGCCTGCatggtgattggctgcatgatTTACCCCGATGGCTGGGACTCTGACGAGGTGAAGCGTATGTGCGGCCAGCGGACGGACAAATACACCCTGGGTCACTGCACGGTGCGTTGGGCCTACATCCTCgccatcatcagcatcatgGACTCGCTCATCCTGGCTTTCCTGGCCTTCAGCCTGGGCAGCAGACAGGACAAGCTGCTGCCTGAAGACTTCCAGGTGGAGGGGAAAGGTATCAGCAGGGAGGGGAGGACATACCTGTAATGATGAAGAAATATAGGATGTGAGAGGGGAAGGTGAAAagtttaaacatgttttttttccctccactaCAGATAATGCCTAAATCCACTGGTGACAGCATGACAAGAATGGAAAGAGTTGAAGAATATCAACCAACAATGGTTGGTTATTCTGCTTGTTCTGATGAGTTTGGGATAGAGACTCAAACTGTGCATCGTATCCATAAAGTCATGTATTATCCTTTGCTTATTTGGATTCATTACATCAATATTGAAGTCGCCATCTTTGAGCTTGACTTAGGTGTTCTATATAAACCGTTTTTTTCCTTTACAGTTCAATCGTTAGTCATTCTAAAATGTTATGAATTGCGAATGAAATGCTCTTTACCACTTTGTAGTTCAGATGTTTGTCCACGAAAACAGCCGTTCCTCCTCCACTTGTGTTGGTCCTTTTGATGCGGATTTGACGCTCAAAATCCATCCCCTTCTCGGCATTTTCGTCAAGTTTCTGAGATTGAAATTACTTAATTGAATTGCCCAAAATGTTTTCTGATGTTATAATTTGTTACATGGTTTCGTTTGTGTGGATAATTGACAACTTGATGTCAATATTCAAGATATTAGTGCCTCTTGTTGAGCATGTAtgttcatgttagcattgctagctagctaaatgaacacactagcattttttgctcgTCATCgaacgctatcatgctaggtgttagcttgctaacatttTTAGTATTTTCAGGTAGGCACCTATAcagtgctattatgctaggtgttagcattctttaagtcattcaaactCTTTAAACGGCATATTTAAAATGAAAGattctaaatacagtatgtagataaaataaatgagtACTAATATTTTATGGTgtaaaatcacaatatgggggcaACTATGGCGCTTAGTAGTATATTTAGACAAGTTGACTCTCACCAGTCGAAGATGTCAGCAATAGTCTCTTTGTGATCACAAAGTGTGGTCAAGAAGAAACATAAAAATTCAAAACCGCCTGACATTTTGATCCACTGATATTGTTTTTCAATCCAGTCTTTTATTAGACAAAACTTTGTGCATGTTATCAACATTGTTTTGTGCCAAGTACTGAAAGCAACAACACTATCCAtaacaaaatgtataaaagctaGCTCTTTGATCTCTTCTTACCGTATATagtaaatgtagaaatgttTAAGTATACTTTGCAGGACAGAGAAACATTTTGTAATTGAAAAATTGATTTTGATAGCCACAAGGCATGGTAGCTGGCACTGCTAATTCAATGGTAAACATACAGATTTGGATCTTATTGTGATGTAAAAGTCATTTAACAATTTGATGGAAACCTCCTTGCTCCTGCCGTTACAATCAAGTGCAACTTCTTTTGAAATCCAGCAAAGTTTTATTTTCAATTCTAAGAGTACCTAAAAGACCTGAAAGAGAGTGATGTGctgaagagggaaaaaaagatgaAGACAGAAATACAAAAGCTGCAGTTTGCAATGAAGATGATTCGGGGGTTCTGTTCCGTCAGTAGTCTCTAAATAAGGATGGAGACTAAACTGCAGGCTTCACTGATGTTTAAAGTTTTTGTGGGTTGCATTTGAAGGCCGTGAAGGAATGCAGACACAGTCAAAAGGCCTGAGAGTCCGAATATTTCTGTTCTAAAGCCCAGAATCTTCACACCTAATCCTTTGGCAATCAAGTGTAGACGTGTGCGCACGCAATGTGGCGCTTTTAGGATGAGAGCCATGGATGAGCGAGACACTGGGCCGCCGTGGACCTCCTTTCGGGTACCAGGTCCAGCATGGGCTGCAGGAAGCTGCTGAAGGTGTGGGCTTCCTCTTTGGGCCACTCGTACTTTTCCACCAACACGTCAAACAAGCCCCATGGCTTCAGCTTGTTGATGTGTCGCAGGTCGCCTGGGGGGGGAAATGACACGttctaaaatgaccaaaatagatTATGGAGGCCAATTATTCACATaccacagcaaacacacaagtCATATGGTGTAGTAAACTTGAATTACAAATATGTTTGCACTACAGTCTACATGCGGATTCTGTCCTCAGACACAGCAGATTGTTGTTCCCTGGAGCCATGAGGGCCTCAGGCTA comes from the Doryrhamphus excisus isolate RoL2022-K1 chromosome 18, RoL_Dexc_1.0, whole genome shotgun sequence genome and includes:
- the lhfpl5a gene encoding LHFPL tetraspan subfamily member 5 protein, translated to MLPAKEAAKIYHTNYVRNARAVGVLWTVFTITFAVITVVVFIQPYWIGDSVNTPQAGYFGLFHYCIGNALTSELICKGSALDFGSIPSGAFKTAMFFVGISTLLVVGSIVCFSLFFFCNAGSVYKICAWMQLASSACMVIGCMIYPDGWDSDEVKRMCGQRTDKYTLGHCTVRWAYILAIISIMDSLILAFLAFSLGSRQDKLLPEDFQVEGKGISREGRTYL